The sequence TTGCGTCCGCGCCAATTGCCAATGCCAGGCGTGAAGCTCTTTGGCTGGTTGTTGGTGCTGGTCGCCCTGGTCGGGTTGCTGGCGTTGTCAGATTTGGGCAGCCCGCAGAATGGCGATTTCCATCGCAGCGGCTGGATCGGACAATTGCTGGTGCGCGATGGCTTGGTTGGTTCGCTCAACCAGATCGGCTCGTTTATTTTGCTGGCGGCACTGTTGCTGGCCGGGATTCTGATCTCGACGCCGTTCTCACTGAGTTGGCTGCCGAAACTGGTGGATGATCTGTCGCCGGGTGGGGGCGAGGGAGCGCGTTGGAGCGATTCGTTAATGGGCACGTTTCGCCGCCGCTATGATCTGGATGAAGAGGACGACGCCGATGCTTTGCCGCAACGGCGGCGTGCGGTGCGTCCGCTGCTGAAAGATTCAAGCGCGGCGCGAGCGTTGGCGGGCGGAAAAGATAGGGCGCAACCCGTGATTGTCGGCAGTGAGAAACGCAAACCTGAACCCCCCGCGCCAGTGATTGCACCCACTGAGCCGGAAAAGGACGAGTGGTTCGCGTTTGAAGATGATGAAAAGACCGGCGCCAATGCGGTCGTGGTGAATCGCGAGACTCGCCCCCTGGCGCAAGCCGACGCGCCAAAACGCGGACGCGTGTCGGGCAGAGAAACTGAGCCTGAAATCGAGCCGGTGAATGGACATGGCACAAAACGCATCCCAACTTCATTGCGCGGCGACCAGCGCCCGCTGCCGCTAAAGAAGCGGCCTGCCAGCGAACGCGCGCCCTGGGATGACGATACGGACGAAGAATTCGATGAGGCCAATGTGCATGATGGCGCGCCGCCGCCGCCGCAACCGCCGCCGCGCCGTACCGTAGACGAGATGCTCTCTTCGGCTACGGTTAAACGCATTGAAACCGCCGAACTCGAAAAGGCGCCCGAATCGAAATTAAAACAGGTCGTCAAAAGCGTTGCGCGACTGATGGCCAATTTCAAACTGCCTGATTCGGACATGCTCTCGCCCGCAGCGGCGCGTCCCGAAGTGGCGGATGCCGAACTGATGGAGCGCGCCCGGCAACTGGCCGAAAAATGCGCCGAGTTCAATGTCTCCGGCAAAGTCACGCGCATCAGCCCTGGCCCGGTCGTCACAACCTTTGAATTCAAACCCGATCCGGGCGTGAAATACAGTCGCATTACCGGCTTGGTGGACGATCTTTGTTTAGGGTTGAAAGCCGAATCGGTGCGCATTGATCGCATTCCTGGTAAATCCACCGTCGGTATTGAAGTCCCCAATACGACGCGCGAAACGATCCGTTTGCGCGAGGTGATCGAATCGAAAGAATTCCGCGACTCGACCTCGAAATTGACTTTGGCGCTGGGCAAAACGATTTATGGCTCGAATTATGTGGCCGACCTCAAGAAGATGCCGCACTTGTTGATTGCGGGTGCGACTGGCGCGGGCAAGTCGGTCGCCTTGAACTCAATTCTCGTCTCGATGCTTTACAAGGCTTCGCCCGACGAAGTGAAGTGCATCCTGGTTGACCCCAAACGGCTGGAATTGGGCCTTTACGCTGATCTGCCGCATTTGCTGACGCCGATTGTGACCGACCCGAAGCGCGCCAGCTATTCGCTGAAATGGGCCGTGTCGGAGATGGAGAACCGCTACAAGCACCTGGCCGCCTTCGGTGTGCGCAACATTGACCAGTACAACACCGATGTGTGTGCAGGTTACGATCCGAAGCGCGATGCCGACAACGACGACAAGCCTAAGCCGCTGCCATACATCGTTATCATCATTGACGAACTGGCCGACCTGATGATGGTCTCGGCGCGCGATGTCGAAGAGAGCATCACGCGGCTGGCGCAAATGGCGCGCGCGGTCGGCATCCATTTGATCCTGGCGACGCAACGGCCCTCAGTGGACGTGATCACCGGGCTGATCAAAGCCAACTTCCCCTCGCGCATCTCCTTCCGTGTTTCCTCCAAAGTGGACTCGCGCACGATTATTGATACCAATGGCGCCGAAGGCTTGCTGGGGCAGGGTGATATGCTCTTCCTGCCGCCTGGCACGTCGCGTCTGGTGCGCGTGCACGGGGCATACGTAGACGAAAAAGAGGTCAAGCGCGTGTGCGACTTCATTCGCTCTCAAGGCCAGCCTACCTACGACGAGCGTGTCACCTTGAGCGAGAAAGAGATGGAAGGCTCTGAGGCGAGTAGCGATGCACGGCGTGATGAGAAATACTATGATGCCGTTAAGATCGTGATTGAGATGGGACGAGCCTCGACTTCGGTTTTGCAAAGACGCTTAAGAATTGGCTACGGACGGGCCGCTTCGATCATTGATATGATGGAGCATGAAGGCATCATTGGGCCTGAAGAGGGTGCCAGCAAACCGCGCCAAGTTCTTGTAAAAGCTGATTTCCTTGAAAGAATCGGGCAGTTACGTGAGGAAGAGTATTAACTATCAATTGAATATAGTACATTGGTGCTATATGAGATGGTTTTTTACTATTATCCACAGGCCAATCCTACTAAGACGATGCTTAAGACTAGGATAGCTTAAAGGTTCTGTGAGTAACTTGTTTCGGCCGTGCATCTGATTGCACAATAAAGGTTTAGATGGATGTCGAAAAAGAGTGCAAACCGCTATAAACTGCTCTTTTTGCTCACTTTGTCATTGCTTTCCACAGTGTTTTCCACAGTGTTTCCCACAGCTTTTGTGGAAATGGGTGGAAGCGGTTGAAAACAAAAGACAAAGGCGAATTAAACATTTATCTAACAGGGAGATGATCTGGATTTGATACGTGACGAGAAGCAGCAAGATATGAAGTTACAGTTGGCACTCGACACCCCAGACTTGATTCACGAACTCGATTTGGTCGGCAAAGTGGCACCGTACATTGACGTGATCGAAGCCGGTACGCCTTTGTTGATTCGCGAGGGGATTCGCGCTGTCCGCGAATTGCGCCGCCGTTATCGTGGTCGTCCGGTCGTAGCTGACATCAAGGTGATTGACGCAGGCGAACCAATTGCCGAACTGGCGTTTGCCGCTGGCGCCAACATTGTCACCGTGCTGAGTGTGGCTTCGGATGAAGTCATTGCCAAAGTCGTGCGATCGGCCAAACGTTATGACGGGGAAGTGATGGCGGATAGCTTAGGTGTTGCCGATATTCCAGCGCGGGCGCGGCAATTGCGCGAACTGGGTGTGAGTTCCCTTTGTATCAACCGCCGGGGATTTGAAAAGAGTGATGACAGCCGCGAAGTAAAGGCCACCCGCTTGGCTGACTTAGTGGGCAGCATTGAGTTGCCCGTTTATTTGGCTGGTGGAATTGATCATGATGAGTTGATGCTCTTGCGTGATTTGCCTTTGGCGGGCGTCATTATCGGCGCAGCCATTGCCGAAGCTCCGAACGCCATTGAGTCTGCCAAACGAATGCGGGCCATTCTTGATCATCAAGTCTTCTAGGCAATCATGTCAGGCCGCTATTTATCCTGCGTCAAGCGAAGAGGACAGATGTCACGAATTGTAGACAGGTAAGAGTGCCATGCTGGTAGCAGTGAGACAGAAACGCAGGTGGGGCAGGACTGTGGATGGGCTTCCCAAAGAGATTGTCGTTAGGCGACAGCTTCTAACACGGAAGTTGAAGGTTGGGTTTTTTCAGGAATCAAATCATTGCCGAGCGTGGCTTCAATGCTGGCTTTGATTAAGCAAATCACCGGCAACAAGTCCAGCATAACTTCAAGTAACCCGAATACATAGCCCTTCCGGCGCAGCACGTTGGGAGCATTCCCCAATACAAAAACCATGCCGACCACCGGGAGCACCTTTGCCAAACGCCACGCGAGAATCAAATACTGCTTCATTGCTTTTTAACGACTTCCTTACTGCTAAATTTGAATTTGGAGTTTACTGCGCGGGCAAACACCGACTGATTGCTCAGCAAATGAGATGCCATCCAGAGGTGACACAGGCCAGAAAAAATTACTGAGCCCCAACTCCTGGCTGATCTTTCTTGCTGAAGAACTGCGCAGGTTAGATTTGCAGGTCCGTCCGCACACTTCAATCCGCAGGAAGTTGTTGAAAGCTGTACCCGGTA is a genomic window of Acidobacteriota bacterium containing:
- a CDS encoding DNA translocase FtsK, with the translated sequence MSIRETETINGKPRSRAAQPRGGGRKTAAERVTRAGRHTKSHRTSRATKAEPTFSFASWTANTDWAELLKDLAGLVLLVFGVVLLFSLVSYDKADPSVNTVGSNLQVKNWIGPVGASMASQFYKAFGWLAWGFPLLILGGGWWLLRPRQLPMPGVKLFGWLLVLVALVGLLALSDLGSPQNGDFHRSGWIGQLLVRDGLVGSLNQIGSFILLAALLLAGILISTPFSLSWLPKLVDDLSPGGGEGARWSDSLMGTFRRRYDLDEEDDADALPQRRRAVRPLLKDSSAARALAGGKDRAQPVIVGSEKRKPEPPAPVIAPTEPEKDEWFAFEDDEKTGANAVVVNRETRPLAQADAPKRGRVSGRETEPEIEPVNGHGTKRIPTSLRGDQRPLPLKKRPASERAPWDDDTDEEFDEANVHDGAPPPPQPPPRRTVDEMLSSATVKRIETAELEKAPESKLKQVVKSVARLMANFKLPDSDMLSPAAARPEVADAELMERARQLAEKCAEFNVSGKVTRISPGPVVTTFEFKPDPGVKYSRITGLVDDLCLGLKAESVRIDRIPGKSTVGIEVPNTTRETIRLREVIESKEFRDSTSKLTLALGKTIYGSNYVADLKKMPHLLIAGATGAGKSVALNSILVSMLYKASPDEVKCILVDPKRLELGLYADLPHLLTPIVTDPKRASYSLKWAVSEMENRYKHLAAFGVRNIDQYNTDVCAGYDPKRDADNDDKPKPLPYIVIIIDELADLMMVSARDVEESITRLAQMARAVGIHLILATQRPSVDVITGLIKANFPSRISFRVSSKVDSRTIIDTNGAEGLLGQGDMLFLPPGTSRLVRVHGAYVDEKEVKRVCDFIRSQGQPTYDERVTLSEKEMEGSEASSDARRDEKYYDAVKIVIEMGRASTSVLQRRLRIGYGRAASIIDMMEHEGIIGPEEGASKPRQVLVKADFLERIGQLREEEY
- a CDS encoding orotidine 5'-phosphate decarboxylase; the encoded protein is MKLQLALDTPDLIHELDLVGKVAPYIDVIEAGTPLLIREGIRAVRELRRRYRGRPVVADIKVIDAGEPIAELAFAAGANIVTVLSVASDEVIAKVVRSAKRYDGEVMADSLGVADIPARARQLRELGVSSLCINRRGFEKSDDSREVKATRLADLVGSIELPVYLAGGIDHDELMLLRDLPLAGVIIGAAIAEAPNAIESAKRMRAILDHQVF